CTTGCTTGGCGGTCACCCGCTCCATCAGTTCATCACGCGCGCCGACCGCAATATCGCGCAGGCCAGCGATCTCAAGGGCAAGACGCTGTCCGTCATGTCGTATGAGGATACGTCGTATTACGTCACGCTCGGCATTCTCGCGGCGGGAAAGTTGACGAAGAGCGATGTGACGATTTACGCCGGGGGGCCGAACGGTGTCTGGCAGGACGTTGCCAACGGCAGATCCGACGGGCTTGTCGGAACGCCCGAGTGGGGGGCTCGCGTCGAGGCGGCGGGTGTCAAGGTGCATTATCGGCCGACGGATCAACTGACGCCGGGGATGGGACAGGCGATCATCGCATCGGACAAGAAGATCGCGTCGGATCCGAAGACGATTGCCAAGTTCGTCAGAGCGACGATGAAGGCGATGACGGAGATCGAAGCCGATCCGGTGGCCGCCTCCAAAGCGTATGTGGCGGCTGTACCGTCGTATGCGGATAAGCTCGATTTCGTGACGAAGGTGCTGACTTACTACGCCAAGTATGTGTTCCCCAGTCGATTGCGTCCGGGCGAGTTCGATCTGGCAATCGTATCCCACGTTCACAACTCGTACGTCGATAAAAAGGTAGTGCGCGCCGCACAGCCGATAGAGTCGCTTTATACGAATCAGTTTATTCCAGGGAAAATGTAAGCTACATGTACGTTGAATCGGCGTGCGAAGCTAATGCATGGAATGATGGCGGCATCACATTGGCGGTCGCAGTCATTGACATGGCGGCGACCGCCGTGGAAGTATCGTGCAGTGCCCACGGCTTCCCGAACTTCCCGAACGTCATCCGATGTCCTCCGCTTCTTCCTCCGCGTCGCCCAACGGTGCGTCGTCGTCGCCCGATGCCGCCGGGACGCTCACTTTTGCGCAGGCGATTGCGCTGGCGAATTCGCATTGGCAAGCCGGACAGGCGGCACAGGCCGAAACGCTGTGCCGACGTGTACTGGATGCCGCTCCCGAACACCCCGACGCGCACTATCTGTTGGGCCTGATGGCGCATGCCTACGGCAAGCGCGACATGGCGATCGAGCATCTGCAAGCCACTTGTCGGGCACCCGGTGTGCATGCGGCATGCTGGTCCGATCTCGCGGAGATGTATCGCCAGGCGGGGCGTCTGACGGACGCCGTGGCGGCGGGGCGTCGCGCCGTCGAAATCGATCCCGCGTTCGCGCCCGGATGGAACAACCTGGGCATCGCATTGCAGGAATCCGGTCAGCTCGAACAGAGCATGGCGTGTTTGACGCGCGTGGGGGACCTTCAGCCGGGGTCGGCGGATGCGCAGAACAACCTGGGGAATACCGCGCGACTGCTGGGGCATTTCGACGTGTCCGAAGCGCATTATCGGCGCGCGTTGGAACGTGATCCCCAGCGTGCCGATACGCATAGCAATCTGGCGTCGCTGTTGAGCTTGCAGAAACGGTTCGACGAGGCAGCGGAACTGGCGTGCCGGGCCATTGAAATATCTCCCAATTTTGTCGACGCCTATCGGAATCTGGCCGATATCGAACTCTCGCGCGGCAATGTCGCGGCGGCGTTGCAAGTCGTTGAGGTGATGTCGGCATTCGCCGCGCAGCACCCATCGACGTTGACGGCACGCGCCGGCGTGCTGCGTCTGGTCGGACGCCTCGACGAAGCGCTCGTCAGTGCGCGAGCCGCCGCCGGGTTGCTGCCTCAAAGCACCAACGTGCAGGCGGCGCTGGCGGCGGTCGAAGCGGATATCGCGAGACGTGATGCCTGCGAGGC
The Pandoraea oxalativorans genome window above contains:
- a CDS encoding ABC transporter substrate-binding protein — its product is MNLKRNVWTAWGFRALRNILAAGIVAGTVCSAQAQAGAPEKEVTFLLAAPPGELAFAPFMLAQSKGYYAQEGLKIRWIAVHGGAAVGKQLAAGNGDLGDALGDTPILLRNNGVNVKAVALLGGHPLHQFITRADRNIAQASDLKGKTLSVMSYEDTSYYVTLGILAAGKLTKSDVTIYAGGPNGVWQDVANGRSDGLVGTPEWGARVEAAGVKVHYRPTDQLTPGMGQAIIASDKKIASDPKTIAKFVRATMKAMTEIEADPVAASKAYVAAVPSYADKLDFVTKVLTYYAKYVFPSRLRPGEFDLAIVSHVHNSYVDKKVVRAAQPIESLYTNQFIPGKM